A window of Phycisphaerae bacterium genomic DNA:
TATGTCGGCTCCACTGCTTGCCCGGTCGTTTAATACGTTTCTGTTTGCGATTATTTCAGCGATTGCTTTTGCAACCGTTCTCGGTACGGTAAGCGGTCTGATTATCGCCGCATCCGGCGCGGTCGCGCATGATTTGCTCGACAGGTTTTATAATCTGCAGTTTAATGAAAGACAGAAAGTCATAATCGGCAAAGCCGCCGCGTTTACCGTCGGTCTTATTGCGATAATTCTCGGCATTGTATTTAAAGGTATGAATGTATCTTATCTTGTCGGCTGGGCTTTCGCTGTCGCGGCCTCCGCGAATCTGCCGGCAATAATAATGCTGCTGTTCTGGAAGAAAACCACTGCCTCCGGCATCATCGCTTCGATAACAGTCGGCATTATTGCCGCTGTAGGCCTGATTCTGATTTCACCGGATATGTTCGAAAGATACGGCCTTTTAAGATCGCAGGCTCCTTTCCATCTGAATCAGCCGGGAATAATATCCATACCGCTTAGTTTTATAACTCTGGTTATCGTTTCATTATTTACACAGAAAAAGAACGGACAGGTTGCAGTAGCGGTAAAATAAAGAGCTATGATATATTTGTGGCTGGTTTTGTTAATGTTTGTCAATGCCTTTTGGCTCGGGCTGGTGTTTTTTTATCTGCCGGGAAACTGGCTGATGATTGTTACAGCAATTCTCTTCGCCTTATGGCAAAAAAATATTTTCAGCGTTTATACGATAATAGCCGCGGTAGTTATAGCGGTTATCGGCGAGATTTTGGAATTCATCTCCGGCGCCGCCGGAACAAAGGCCGCCGGCGGAAGCAAAAAAACAATGGTCGCGGCGATTATCGGCGCTGTAATCGGTGCTGTAATCGGCACAATTATTATACCGATTCCAATTCTTGGAACACTGCTTGGCTCCGCTCTCGGAGCGGCACTGGCGGTTTTAATTGTCGAAAGAAAAGCCGGCACAGAGTTCAAAAAGTCCATCAGAACCGCGACAGGTGCAGGCATGGGACAGTTTGTCGGTCTGGGCGCAAAATTTATCGCGGGGGTTATTATCTGGATAATCTTTGTAATAGCCGCATTTTATAAATAGCTTAAAAAATTCTTGATTTTTGTTATTTGGCGTCGTAAGCTGTTTTCAGGTGTTATGCATCAGGGGACTATGTAAATCAAAAAATACATATATAGGGTTTTATCGTGTTTGATTTATCCGGACACAGATATCGATTCAGAATAGTCATACCGGCTTATCCGGCCTTTAATATTTATTCGCATATTGCCGTAAAGACAACCGCATTGGGGCCTGTTTGCGTTGCCAGCGCCGCAAATAAAATGGCCAAATGGGATGTCGAGGTTATAGACGAAAATAATCTCGGCCGATTCGGCCCTGTATCCGAAACCGGTGGCGCAGACCATGAATTCTTACAACTGCAAAGACCCGCCGATGTTGTCGGCCTTTATGGCGGCCTGACCAGCACCATTCCCCGGCTCTATCAAATGTCTCAGTTTTACAAAAACAAAGGCGTCGTTACGATAGCAGGCGGTCAGCATTTCGTGGAAGATAACATATCCGAGGCGTTCTCCAGAGGAATTGATTATATTGTTTTTGGCGAAGCGGAAGAAGCAATTACCGAATTGTTGGAGGCAATAGAAACCGGCAGGGACGCCGGCAGCGTAAAAGGCATCGCGTATGTCAAAGACGGCAAAATTATTATTACCGCCAAAAGAGAGGCGTTGACAGATTTCGATAAACTGCCTTTGCCAGATTTTTCTCTGGTTCGCTATGCGAATATGAAAATTTATCCTGTCGAGAGAATACGCGGCTGCGGTATGGATTGTGAATTTTGCACAGTCAGGGGCAAGCCGAGACACGCCGAGCCGGAGCGTTTACTTGAGCACATCGCTTCTCTTGTCGAGACGAGAAATGCAAAACATTTTTTTATAGTTGAC
This region includes:
- a CDS encoding DUF456 domain-containing protein — translated: MIYLWLVLLMFVNAFWLGLVFFYLPGNWLMIVTAILFALWQKNIFSVYTIIAAVVIAVIGEILEFISGAAGTKAAGGSKKTMVAAIIGAVIGAVIGTIIIPIPILGTLLGSALGAALAVLIVERKAGTEFKKSIRTATGAGMGQFVGLGAKFIAGVIIWIIFVIAAFYK